The genome window CCAAATTATCTGCACAAGTTTCAATTAGAACCACAACTCAGTAATTATAGAACAAAAAAGGACTAAAGCATACAAGAAgttcatcaaaaaaatataaatagttGAATTAGAAGTATGAGATCTATCAACTCCTGCATTTCACAGCTTATGGAGGTCAAGGACTCTGGATTGGACTACTAAGCGACTCCTGTTTCCAGAAATATTGACCATAAGAAAATTTGGCCTCAAGTAGTTTAGATAACTAGTCTTTGCAAAGTGAGGTAATTCTATGTACATCTATCCACACTACATTTTGCATAGCAGGAGTCTTTTGAATTGTGTCAATCCTTATGAACTACATAATTAGCAGCCTCTAAAACGTGATCAACTGCAGAAACGTAATTGAACAAGTTCACAAAGTTTCTGTTGCCTTCAAAATGTAGTTATTGTCCTACAATATTGCAAATTGATCCAGAAACCTGAACAAATTCAGATTATGAAATAAACAAGGAGCAAGTTGAAGTGCAATCATAATTATCCAACCTTTCGAGGCACGAGATTTCAAATTTCTTGTTGTTTATGATTAAGACATTCTTATTAGCAATTCATGGTTATTCAGCCAACTAACACAAAACTaataaaacttgtaaagcttcATTAAAACAGATGTGGGCATGATGATTTGTCATCAACATTGACTCAAACTAAAGGTGTTCTGCTTGATTCCagtcaaaaaacaaaagagagtcCTCCCAGAGTCATAATTTTGTTTAAATCATAGAAAGCTTTGActgcttttattgatgctctcTATTAGAAGCACAAGTGGATCCCTAATAAAGGTATATCTCAACCAATCATTCAAACTTGCAATTAATTTGTTATCATTTTATAGAAACCCAACAGCACTAAATTGATCCtggtaagaagaaaaaaacagacgACCTTCTATTTAAAAGGCAAATTAACCATCCACTATTtattcaacaaaagaaaatcaggACCCATGAACGGAATTATCCAATATAAAGCTTcaaatggtatatatatatatatgcctaaaAATTGAGTTCTTCAAAGCCAATATTGTCCTCAAAATACTAATTATTCTATTGTAAATAAACATAATGTTTTGAAAATTTGGTGCTTTTAATGAATTAAACGACACTATCAGAAGAAAAATCTCACCAGCACTGAAATTATCTGTGGCGGCCACAAGCTCTGCACAACTAAAATTCCTCCATGAAGGCTTGGTCAAAGGTATGCCTTCAAAATCAATCCCCGTCTCCTCGTCATGGCTCTGTACTCGACCCAATTTCCTCTTCGAAGTCTTCCTGATAATCTCGTAGTTCGTCAGAAGAGGAATCACCGAAAACCTCCTCATAGATTTCTTCTTCAGGGTGTCAATCATATTCCTCCATTGTAACCCATGCCCTTCACGAGCCGTCACAGTCGTCTGAGGAATCAATTTATCCGTCGAAAATGAACTGCAGCTGCCGCTGCTTCTGCTGCTGTGATCGGAGTCAGAACCGAGAACCGGTATCTCCAATACACCTCTCGGGGAGGCATCATCAAGAGTAACTTccatttccttttccatttgTGGGATTTCTTGAGCTTCCCCTTCTTCTGTAATTAAAACAAACACATTACAAACAAAAACgaaaccaaacaacaaaaacagaaaTGCAAAAACTTTTTACCTTCCACTTTCACAGCCATTTTATCCAATTCTTCTTTCTGGATTTTCATTTATCtcaaaaacccagaaatcaaAAGCCTTGGATAAAAAGCTAGAGAATCcccaacaaaacacaaaagaagCAAAAGATAAAAACTTGGTCTACATGTTGTGGTTATTCCATAGCCATTGGGGAGAGAGAAAACATGGATAGAAGAAAGGTTGCGCTTTTTGGTTATTCTtggaaggaagagagaaagaagagccGAAACCCAGCTTGTGGGTCATTCGaatctccctccctccctctctgtctctctgcTATATTTATAAAGTGTTCAGCCTTAAAACAAAATGTTTATATGGAATAATCTGAAACGGAAATAACGATGGAATCGTGGCCGTTGGTTTATACACCCGCGGTTTCCGCCGTGACCAACGCTTCCAAAAGTGAAGGGAAAGGCATTGACGGACCCGACCAACTGTCGTTATATCTGAAGCATGTGGAGGGTATATGTGGTATTTCATGGAAACTTTTAAGGTccttttatgttttaaaatgttTGTAGTAATATTTGGCTCCCTTATCCGTACGGACAAACCCGCCTAGGAGCCCTTTTGTTTTGTCCACTTCTATTTCAAAACTATTTTTCTAAAGGTTTATgttaaaattaaatttgttgGTAAATGAGcatgacatcatacaagttttccTTTTAAATATTTGATATTGGCCTAAAATTGGACAAATAGACCCACATGCAGAAAAGTTTTCCACGTGATGATATAGTAATTTCGGCTAAAACCCAACGCGTGACAACAAGAGTATTGCTCttagtgagaattgaacttCGGACCTCCCAAGTGCATACGATTTGACCCCAGAAAAATTCACCATCACCCACAAAAGTGAGTTTCTGTTAAAATTAATCGTTTAATCCTTATGACCTTTTTAGACATTCGATATTGCTCTAAACTCGGGTTGTCAGACCCGCGCACACAGAAATTCCTCACCTGAAAATAAGGTAAATTTGGCCGAAGCCCAACGCATGGCAACATGAGTATTGCTCTtggtgataatcaaatccataACCTTCCCGACTCTATATAGTTTAGCCATAGAGAAATTCAGCACTACACTATTACCCAAgtgaatttttgttaaaatgaaTCGTTTAATCCCTATGacctttttaaggtttttgttGGGTTTCCCTTCCTCTTCCCTAATATTTTGTATGCggacaatataaacattattttGCATGCAATTACTTCTACAATTTGTTATTACGATGCATTCTTTCTATGTAATAACCATTAATGCTTTCTTATTTCAATTaggattttaacttttttgattaataatataatcatattaCTAATTTTAATCATGTGCGCATGGAAATAGAAGATCAGGCCAAGAGCAGACAATATgaatattttgtcttttttctttcatcatCACAAACTAAACAAATATAACATGGCCTGTCTTGGATTGATAAGTTAGAGAGAGGAAAATGTCACATGTTACCTTAAATAAAGAACTAATTACACCAACTGATCGAAAGTTGACAATATTAATTGTCGCATGCATGAACCAGGAGTGAATGCTTCATATATTTGGTTAGGAATCAATCATTATCAAGCAATGTATGAGGATACTACGTACGATATATACATGATCATGATGTGCAAGTCAAAATCAAGTTGAATCTAAAATTGGAATTGTTAGAACCTTATAGTTATCCCGCATCGACTAGTGTGGGTAAATCAATCCAACAATAAATGGAGCTCCCTCTCTTTTCTCTAATAGGTCTTTTATGGGGATGTGTGAACTCttgacatggtatcgaagcGGGCTCCCTAGCAATGATTGAGCCTCATTTCATGTGTTGGTCGTTCTGATGCCTTACGGTGGGGTAGCTCACACGTAAGTGGGGGTGTTAGAACCTTATGGTTATAGTGATTGTTATACCACTTCGACTAGTGTGGGTAAACCAATCCAACATAAATGGAGCTTCCTCTCTCCCCTCTAATAGGCCTTTATGGGGGATGTATAGGCTCTTGATAGGAATGGTTATTCAGAATGAAAAGATAACTGATAGTTTAATGGTGAATCTACATGGGGTCAAACCGTATTGACCCAATTTACCCTGTTGTCAGGTGTGAAATCTATGTGCACGTGGAAATGATGGTCTGAGTAACAAATTTGTATCGTATCCTTCTcagctatttttttaaaaaaaaggagagagaatggcataaataaaaattcaatattgAATTAGTTATAATTTGATGTCACCATCTAAAGTGGGTGAACTAATCTTATACTTTCTATGACTTGAAAGAAAATAGTGTAAATCCCAAAGCCTAACAGGCCCACCAACTTCACCCAAATCAAATGTGAAGTTCAGTTAGAAAAGTGAGTTTAACTGAATTCTTTCAAATGAAGTACTGACTGTGGAATCAACAGTGCTTATTGGGTCTCGATCAATTGACTTCATCAGTAGACCTAACACATGTATAGGAGTTTCAGTGCTGGTTAGTTTGTAACTGAAATTCATTCAAAGGTGGGACACCAAACCCCCCAAATTTGAGGAAATATCAACGTTTTTTTGAGGATGATTACAATGTGGGTTAGTTATGAATGTATAACGGTTTAGTTGTTCAACCTCACTACTCACCtccctatgtttttttttaaaagaaaaaatgcatcCTAAAAAGAGGGGTGACAAGACTTTGTTGGATCCAGATGACCGAATTTGTTCGATCCGGATTAAATAAAGTTTGGACAAAAGTTATAGGTCCGAAATCTTGGTTCAAATGTAAAttttttgtccggtttaaaactgGGTTCGGGTCCAAATATAGAAATAGTGTTCGGTTCCTTAATCcggattagattattatccgggtttgatcaattaagtatgttcgAAATCCAATCTGGATTAGAGTTCGAATATGtcaatatttcgtaaacacttgATATTGTCCAATTCAGAATCGACTCAgaatcgattttttttgccacccctacctAAAACGCTCTAAAATATCAACTACATTAGGGggccgtttggtagagcggttggattaattttcaatgctagcggaaaagtTGTGCAAAAAAAACTGAACTTAAAGCTGTATAATATGCTGTGAGCTGTTTGACGAACTAAAAGTTGACGCTAAcgaaaaaattattgaattaaagtattatcttaaattttataataattttgttattaaatttaatctttaatttaattaataaatataatttattatctaaattaattttaagtataaattataatatttttaaatcaaaataattatcttaaaagttaataaaaatatattaatgtttattatgattatcttaaaaatattataatgtctataataataaaaaatattaattaataaaacatTTTAATAAGTCATTTGGTTAGGGCCCATGTCACAAAAGTTGAcaaaatttctttaaataaaTGTCGGCCCCACATTAATTTGACATATCTAACAACTTTTCTTTCAATTTGGTGGACTCACTcacattacattatttttttaaaaaaatagcgATATGCTTTCCGCTGCAAAAGAAGCTCCTACATAGAGCTTCTTTTGCTTCAACGGAACCGTTGTTGTATGCATAACGATTCCGCTGTAAACACCATGCTGTTTGACAAGGCGGTGGGCGACACGCCTTACCAAACAGGCGGTCGATTGAAGTTTTATTTTTACGTTGTAAGGAATTTTAATCAATCATGTACTTGCATGTCCATTCTTGTATCTACCCTTTAGCTAATATGAATATGTTATGTAGCCCATTATACTTTTGGGACTTGGGGTACTTGGCCCATGGGCCGAGCTCATTGGTTAAATAATGGTGGAAGCTCCAAGCCCAACTCAATCAAACCCCAAACGCCGCCACTTCTCTTCTGCAGCTGCTTCCCCCTTTCGCTTCCCTGCGAGTCGCTGAATTACCTTCTAGATACGCAGAACCGCTGTGAGATGCGCCAAGCGATATGATATGATGGAGCTGATTCCCCAGAATGAGAAAAAGGGTGGCCATTGTCATCGCTCCAAGTGAGTTTGTCCTCTCTCAGCACTTACTCCGCAAACAACCCTTAACGACATCCTCCTCCGTCGCTCCTTTGCCCGTAGAACCGGAAGCCTCTTCCGATCTCTCCTCTCAGCTCCTTTCAATCCTCTACAAATCGAATTGGCAAAACCATCCCTCTCTTCGAAAGCTTATTCCCTCCATATCCCCATCCCATGTCACCTCCATCTTCGCCAATCACTCTCTCAATCCCCAAATTGCCCTCCAGTTCTTCAACTACCTAGCGCAGAGACCTAGGTTCAAACACACAGTGCAAACGCACTCGTTATTGTTAAACATATTGGTTTCCAATAAGTTTGTCGGTGTTGCGCATAAAATCCGCATTTCAATGATCAAAGCTTCAGATTCCATCGATGATATGCGgtttgttttggattttttgAGGAGAGTGAATAAAGCTGATAATGATTTTCAGTTTAAGCATACTCTTATGAGTTATAATATTCTGTTAATGTCGTTAGCCAGATTTTTAATGAttgatgaaatgaagagtgTGTATTTGGAGATGTTGGATGATATGGTAGTGCCTAatatatacacttttaataCAATGGTTAATGGGTACTGTAAATTGGGTAATGTTGTTGGGGCTGCTTTGTTTGTGAGTAAGATTTTTCAAGTGGGTTTGAGCCCAGATACGCATACATATACTTCCTTGATATTGGGGCATTGTAggagtaaagatgtaaatagtgCACTTAAGGTCTTTGAAGATATGCCTAGAAAGGGTTGTCAAAGGAATGCGGTTTCTTATACAAACCTTGTACATGGGCTTTGTGAGGCTGGGCGGGTTGATGAGGCTATTGTGTTGTTTAGAAAAATGGGGGAGGATGATTGCCATCCGACTGTGAGGACTTATACTGCGATTATATGTGCATTGTGTAAGCTGGGGAGGAAAGAGGaagtaatgattttttttaaagaaatgagGGAGATAGGGTGTGAACCAAATGTACATACTTACACCGTGCTCATTGACAGTATGTGTAAAGATAAGAGACTTGATGAAGCAAGAAGGGTGTTAGATGGGATGTCGGAGAAAGGATTGTTTCCAACTGTAGTTACGTATAATGCACTCATTGATGGATATTGCAAGCGGGAGATGTTGGAGGCTGCAATGGAAATTTTGCAGTTGATGGAATCCAATAATTGTAGTCTAAATGCTCGCACATATAATGAATTGATCTGTGGCTTTTGTAGAAAGAAAGATGTGCACAGGGCTATGGCTCTATTGAATAAAATGCTTGAATATAAGCTTTCACCAGATCAGGTGACTTATAATACATTAATTCAGGGGCAGTGTAGAGCTGGTCATTTAGATAGTGCGTATAGGTTGCTTAATTTGATGAATGGAAATGGTTTGGTTCCTGATGAACGAACTTATGGTATATTAATTGACAGTCTCTGCAAACAAAAGAGGATAGAAGAAGCTCATGTTCTATTCAATTCTCTTAAGAAAAAAGGCATTGGACCAAATGCAATTCTGTTTACCTCGTTGGTTGATGGCTATTGCAAAGTCGGGAAAGCAGGTGATGCCCATTTGCTGTTCGAAAGAATGCTTACTGAGGGCTGCTTACTGAACTCAAGCACTTACAATGCTATGATAGATGGGCTGTGCAAAGAGAGAAAAGTGCAGGAAGCATTAATTCTAGTCGAAAAGATGGTGAAAATGGGAGTGAAGCCCACGGTCCACACTTATACAACCCTCATCAATCAAATGCTGAAGGAAGGTGACTTTGATCCCGCTCAAAGAATGTTTAACCAAATGATTTGCTCAGGATGTAAGCCTGATCTAAAAACTTACACTGCATTTATTCATGCATATTGCAGCATAGGAAAATTAAAGGAAGCGGAGGATGTGATGGCTAAGATGATTGAAGAGGGAGTTGTGCCAGATTCGCTGACGTACACATTGTTAATTAATGCATATGGATGTTTGGGATTATTATGTTCTGCCTTTGGTGTTCTCAAGCGCATGTTTGATACTAGTTGCAAGCCTTCTCAACATACCTATGCTTTTCTAATCAAGCACCTCGTGAAAGAACAGGCGATGAAATCAACTATCAATCCTGTAGATCCTCTTTTGGTTTCAAATGCCAGCCACGTTGATACTGCAGATACGTGGAAAACAATGGACTTTGAACTTGCTTTGGAACTCTTTGGGAAAATGCTTGCACATGGTTGTTTGCCCAATGCTGACACTTACAACCAAATCATTAAAGGGCTTTGCAAAGTGGGGCGCTTGGAAGTGTCCCAGAGGTTATTTAATCATATGAAAGAAAAGGGCTTTTCTCCTAATGAAGAAACTTATAACTCTCTTCTTCATTGTTGCTGCAAACTTGGGATGTATGCGGACGCAGTGAAGGTGGTGGACGATATGGTTCTGCATGACCAATTACCACACCTCGAGTCTCTTAAGGTGCTTGTCAGTGAACTTTATGACGATGGAAACAGAGAGAATGCTAAGGCAGTTTTCTGTACTTTGCTTAATCTGGGGTATAATGATGATGAGGTAGCTTGGAAAATTCTAATTGAAGGCTTACTCAAGAAGGGGCTGGCTCATTTTTGCTCCGAACTGCTGGGCATAATGGAGAAAAGAGGTTGCCGGATTCACTCTCAAACATATGAAATGTTGATTAAGGGACTTGATGGAACATAAGATATTAAATTGGCAGTTTTTCAAAATTGCTTTCGTTAACAGGGAAAAGGCTTTCCCACTTGATTTTCTTGCTAATTGCGGGGGTCAATTTCATACACTTGGAGCACTCGGTTTGTTTGGCACTAGCAGACTAATTGTGTTGGTTGACACACTCTCATCAGCCAATTGTGAGGAGCTGCTGGTTTAATTAGCTTTGCGCCAcataaagcaaatatgtttttcagaTCAATCTAAGAGGTAGGTGACCATAAATATTATCTATTCAACTTGCACTCCAgcacaatattgttgatgttggGCTTTAAGAATTCTTTTCTtaatcaaattgtgataattattttttagttaTTGAATATGTTTCATCAAATATGGTGGCTAGAATAGTTCtttgagcttttcattttttaatatgttttttgAAGAGTGAAGGATTCAAGTTTTACCTAAAGCCTTCTTAAGACAGGTTTGATATTTCCTTATTTCTGGTGTACATGTAGCTACCATGTGGCCTGGTGGTAGTTTTGTAGTGGTGCAACCTAggggtcataggttcaattacttgaaacagtctctccacatattatgttggCGTAAGGTCTATATATATCTTGCTTGTTCTCGACCCGACCTCTAGGGGAGCCCTGTGCacgagtgtttttttttacctgTTTTTGtaaacctctccacatattatatgggggTAAGGTCTTTGTACATCCTATCTGTCTCTGACCCCACCCATTATGGGACCCTTTtgcacaagagttgtttaccttttttttttaataatttaggAGAACCTTTAGCTATTAGTTGTGCCTCTTTCCTTCTTACATTTTTGATGTGGGGATCTTTTTTCCCTTGTGTTGATGATATATCTTTCCAGTCCTCATTGCTTCAATCTATTAAGTGTTGTGAAGTTCTTGCTTACGTACAGAATTTTGAGATTTCAAATGcttttcttgatttcttcttacttattgttttagacttttagcaTTTTGAagatttaatttaattgggAAACAATTTTTTCACTTGTCTATATGTGATGCttcatagaagaggttttggaTTTATGCGGTTCTAGAATTGTTGCAGATCCTAATGTATATGAGTTCCTACTTGGTAGAGCCTACTTGTTTGCAGGCTTGAACAAGCAAGTCATAAGTTTTTTCCCGTTTATGATTTAAGCTGCTTCTTGAAGTCAAATTAAACGAGTCTTACTTTGTACAGAACGCTCTGTTTCAAGTTACTGGTGGACTGAGGGATAGTCTTTTTACCAGTGAGGTACTAGAAGAAGTGAGAGTGAGGAGCCCTTGTGGAAGGGAGAGGTAGCCTTC of Tripterygium wilfordii isolate XIE 37 chromosome 13, ASM1340144v1, whole genome shotgun sequence contains these proteins:
- the LOC120013099 gene encoding pentatricopeptide repeat-containing protein At5g65560-like, with the protein product MRKRVAIVIAPSEFVLSQHLLRKQPLTTSSSVAPLPVEPEASSDLSSQLLSILYKSNWQNHPSLRKLIPSISPSHVTSIFANHSLNPQIALQFFNYLAQRPRFKHTVQTHSLLLNILVSNKFVGVAHKIRISMIKASDSIDDMRFVLDFLRRVNKADNDFQFKHTLMSYNILLMSLARFLMIDEMKSVYLEMLDDMVVPNIYTFNTMVNGYCKLGNVVGAALFVSKIFQVGLSPDTHTYTSLILGHCRSKDVNSALKVFEDMPRKGCQRNAVSYTNLVHGLCEAGRVDEAIVLFRKMGEDDCHPTVRTYTAIICALCKLGRKEEVMIFFKEMREIGCEPNVHTYTVLIDSMCKDKRLDEARRVLDGMSEKGLFPTVVTYNALIDGYCKREMLEAAMEILQLMESNNCSLNARTYNELICGFCRKKDVHRAMALLNKMLEYKLSPDQVTYNTLIQGQCRAGHLDSAYRLLNLMNGNGLVPDERTYGILIDSLCKQKRIEEAHVLFNSLKKKGIGPNAILFTSLVDGYCKVGKAGDAHLLFERMLTEGCLLNSSTYNAMIDGLCKERKVQEALILVEKMVKMGVKPTVHTYTTLINQMLKEGDFDPAQRMFNQMICSGCKPDLKTYTAFIHAYCSIGKLKEAEDVMAKMIEEGVVPDSLTYTLLINAYGCLGLLCSAFGVLKRMFDTSCKPSQHTYAFLIKHLVKEQAMKSTINPVDPLLVSNASHVDTADTWKTMDFELALELFGKMLAHGCLPNADTYNQIIKGLCKVGRLEVSQRLFNHMKEKGFSPNEETYNSLLHCCCKLGMYADAVKVVDDMVLHDQLPHLESLKVLVSELYDDGNRENAKAVFCTLLNLGYNDDEVAWKILIEGLLKKGLAHFCSELLGIMEKRGCRIHSQTYEMLIKGLDGT